One window from the genome of Streptococcus salivarius encodes:
- a CDS encoding F0F1 ATP synthase subunit gamma, protein MAGSLREIQAKIASTKKTSQITGAMQMVSASKLTRSEQAAKDFQIYASKIRQITTDLLHSELINGSSNPMLDARPVRKTGYIVITSDKGLVGGYNSTILKAVLDMIKRDHDSEDEYAIISIGGTGSDFFKARNMNVAFELRGLEDQPSFEQVGKIISKAVGMYQNELFDELYVCYNHHVNSLSSEVRVEQMLPIADLDPNESEGHVLTKFELEPDRDTILDQLLPQYAESLIYGAIVDAKTAEHAAGMTAMQTATDNAKNVINDLTIQYNRARQAAITQEITEIVGGASALE, encoded by the coding sequence ATGGCAGGCTCTCTAAGAGAAATCCAAGCAAAAATTGCTTCAACTAAGAAAACGAGTCAAATCACAGGAGCCATGCAAATGGTTTCTGCCTCAAAATTGACACGTTCTGAGCAAGCTGCTAAAGATTTCCAAATCTATGCCTCAAAAATTAGACAGATCACAACAGATCTTCTACATTCAGAATTGATTAATGGTTCGTCAAATCCAATGTTGGATGCACGCCCAGTTCGTAAGACAGGTTACATTGTCATTACTTCAGATAAAGGACTTGTTGGAGGTTATAACTCAACAATTCTTAAAGCTGTGTTGGACATGATTAAACGTGACCATGATTCTGAAGATGAATATGCTATCATTTCTATTGGTGGAACAGGTTCAGATTTCTTCAAGGCTCGTAACATGAATGTTGCTTTTGAACTTCGTGGCCTTGAAGATCAACCTAGTTTTGAACAAGTCGGAAAAATCATTTCTAAAGCTGTAGGAATGTATCAAAATGAACTTTTTGATGAACTCTATGTGTGCTATAACCACCATGTTAACAGTTTGTCTAGCGAAGTTCGTGTGGAACAAATGCTTCCTATCGCTGATTTGGATCCCAATGAATCAGAAGGTCATGTGTTGACCAAGTTTGAATTGGAACCAGATCGTGACACTATTTTGGATCAACTCTTACCACAATATGCGGAGAGTCTTATCTACGGTGCTATCGTAGATGCCAAAACAGCTGAGCACGCAGCGGGTATGACTGCAATGCAGACAGCCACTGATAATGCTAAGAATGTGATTAACGATTTGACAATCCAATATAACCGTGCGCGTCAAGCTGCCATCACTCAGGAAATTACTGAAATTGTTGGTGGTGCAAGTGCACTTGAATAG
- the atpD gene encoding F0F1 ATP synthase subunit beta codes for MSSGKIAQVVGPVVDVAFAAGDKLPEINNALVVYTDEQKSKRIVLEVALELGEGVVRTIAMESTDGLTRGLEVLDTGRPISVPVGKDTLGRVFNVLGDTIDLEAPFAEDAEREPIHKKAPTFDELSTSTEILETGIKVIDLLAPYLKGGKVGLFGGAGVGKTVLIQELIHNIAQEHGGISVFTGVGERTREGNDLYWEMKESGVIEKTAMVFGQMNEPPGARMRVALTGLTIAEYFRDVEGQDVLLFIDNIFRFTQAGSEVSALLGRMPSAVGYQPTLATEMGQLQERITSTKKGSVTSIQAIYVPADDYTDPAPATAFAHLDSTTNLERKLTQMGIYPAVDPLASSSRALSPEIVGEEHYAVATEVQRVLQRYRELQDIIAILGMDELSDEEKTLVGRARRIQFFLSQNFNVAEQFTGQPGSYVPVAETVRSFKEILEGKYDNLPEDAFRSVGPIEDVVAKAKAMGY; via the coding sequence ATGAGCTCAGGCAAAATTGCTCAGGTTGTTGGTCCTGTTGTAGACGTAGCGTTTGCAGCCGGTGATAAACTCCCTGAGATTAACAATGCATTGGTCGTTTATACTGATGAACAAAAGTCTAAACGTATCGTGCTCGAAGTAGCTCTTGAACTTGGAGAAGGTGTGGTTCGTACCATTGCCATGGAATCTACTGATGGATTGACTCGTGGACTAGAAGTTCTGGACACTGGTCGTCCAATCAGCGTTCCTGTTGGTAAAGATACCCTTGGACGTGTCTTTAACGTTCTTGGTGATACCATTGACTTGGAAGCACCTTTTGCAGAAGATGCAGAGCGTGAACCAATTCACAAAAAAGCACCAACTTTCGATGAATTGTCAACATCTACTGAAATCCTTGAAACAGGGATTAAAGTTATCGACTTGCTTGCCCCTTACCTTAAAGGTGGTAAAGTCGGACTCTTTGGTGGTGCCGGTGTTGGTAAAACCGTTCTTATTCAAGAGTTGATTCACAACATTGCCCAAGAGCACGGTGGTATTTCCGTGTTTACAGGTGTTGGTGAACGTACACGTGAAGGTAATGACCTTTACTGGGAAATGAAAGAATCTGGCGTTATTGAGAAAACAGCCATGGTCTTCGGTCAAATGAACGAACCACCTGGAGCACGTATGCGTGTTGCTCTTACTGGTTTGACAATTGCGGAATACTTCCGTGATGTCGAAGGTCAAGACGTGCTTCTCTTCATCGATAACATCTTCCGTTTCACTCAAGCAGGTTCTGAGGTTTCTGCCCTTCTTGGTCGTATGCCATCAGCCGTTGGTTACCAACCTACACTTGCTACTGAAATGGGTCAATTGCAAGAACGTATCACATCAACTAAAAAAGGTTCTGTTACATCAATCCAAGCCATCTACGTTCCAGCCGATGACTATACTGACCCAGCGCCAGCTACAGCATTTGCTCACTTGGATTCAACAACCAACCTTGAACGTAAGTTGACACAAATGGGTATTTACCCAGCCGTTGACCCATTGGCATCAAGCTCACGTGCCCTTTCACCTGAAATTGTTGGTGAAGAACACTATGCTGTTGCGACTGAAGTTCAACGTGTGCTTCAACGTTACCGTGAATTGCAAGATATTATCGCTATCCTTGGTATGGATGAATTGTCAGACGAAGAAAAAACATTGGTTGGACGTGCTCGTCGTATCCAATTCTTCTTGTCACAAAACTTTAACGTTGCTGAACAGTTTACAGGTCAACCAGGTTCTTATGTTCCAGTTGCTGAAACCGTTCGTAGCTTTAAAGAAATCCTTGAAGGTAAATATGACAATCTTCCAGAAGATGCCTTCCGTAGCGTAGGTCCAATTGAGGATGTAGTAGCTAAAGCTAAAGCTATGGGCTACTAA
- a CDS encoding F0F1 ATP synthase subunit epsilon, which yields MAQMTVQVVTPDGLKYDHHASFIHAVTKDGQIGILPGHINLIAPLEVDELKVRRVDDESHVDWIAVNGGIIEVKDDFITIVADSAERERDIDVSRAERAKQRAERDLEEATKSDRIDEVQRAQVALRRALNRISVGTK from the coding sequence ATGGCACAAATGACCGTACAAGTGGTAACTCCGGATGGTCTGAAATATGATCACCATGCCAGCTTTATCCACGCGGTTACTAAAGATGGTCAAATTGGTATTTTGCCAGGCCATATTAACTTGATTGCGCCACTTGAAGTGGATGAACTCAAGGTTCGTCGTGTGGATGACGAGAGTCACGTCGATTGGATTGCCGTAAACGGTGGTATCATCGAAGTTAAAGATGATTTTATTACTATCGTTGCCGATTCAGCAGAACGTGAACGCGACATTGACGTTTCTCGTGCCGAACGTGCCAAGCAACGTGCCGAACGTGACTTGGAAGAAGCGACTAAATCTGACCGTATTGATGAAGTTCAACGTGCTCAGGTTGCTCTCCGTCGAGCACTTAATCGTATCAGTGTCGGTACAAAATAA
- the ftsW gene encoding cell division peptidoglycan polymerase FtsW → MKIEKKHLLDYTILIPYLILSIVGLIVVYSTTSARLVALGANPFASVINQGAFWLVSLFSIFFIYRLKLNFLRKDKLLGVVIAFEILLLVIAKFFTREINGANGWIVLGPLSFQPAEYLKIIVVWFLAHTFSKKQSAIERYDYQALTKNRWIPRNGKELNDWRVYLLVMIGLVAIQPDLGNAAIIVLTTIVMFSISGVGYRWFTALFAGIVGISSAFLGLIALVGVQTMAKVPIFGYVAKRFAAYFNPFKDLTGSGLQLSHSYYAMSNGGWFGLGLGNSIEKTGYLPEATTDFVFSIAIEELGLIGAGLILALLFFLILRIMIVGVKARNPFNSMMALGVGALMLMQVFVNIGGISGLIPSTGVTFPFLSQGGNSLLVTSVGIAFVLNIAANEKRDNIVQAIEDELSQTQELENQDEKIVPLRRSR, encoded by the coding sequence ATGAAAATTGAAAAGAAGCATCTTTTAGATTACACCATCTTGATACCTTATTTAATCTTATCCATAGTTGGTTTAATAGTAGTGTATTCAACAACAAGTGCTCGTTTAGTAGCCTTGGGAGCCAATCCCTTCGCATCTGTTATAAACCAAGGAGCCTTTTGGTTGGTATCCTTGTTCTCTATTTTTTTCATCTACCGACTGAAATTGAACTTTCTCAGGAAAGATAAGCTTTTGGGTGTTGTTATTGCCTTTGAGATTTTACTTTTGGTCATTGCCAAATTTTTCACTAGGGAAATTAATGGTGCCAATGGTTGGATTGTGCTTGGTCCCTTGTCTTTCCAACCAGCGGAGTACCTTAAGATCATTGTTGTCTGGTTTTTGGCACACACTTTTTCAAAAAAACAGTCTGCTATAGAACGTTATGACTATCAAGCCTTGACGAAGAATAGATGGATTCCTAGAAATGGTAAGGAACTTAATGACTGGCGTGTTTATTTGCTTGTAATGATTGGTTTGGTTGCTATCCAACCTGACTTGGGTAATGCGGCTATCATTGTATTGACTACGATAGTTATGTTTTCAATTTCTGGTGTTGGCTACCGTTGGTTCACGGCCTTATTTGCCGGCATTGTAGGGATTTCATCAGCCTTCCTTGGTTTAATTGCCTTGGTTGGGGTTCAAACCATGGCTAAGGTACCTATCTTCGGTTATGTTGCCAAGCGTTTCGCAGCATATTTTAATCCGTTCAAGGATTTGACTGGATCTGGTCTCCAGCTATCTCATTCCTACTATGCTATGAGTAATGGGGGCTGGTTCGGTCTTGGACTTGGAAATTCGATTGAAAAAACTGGTTATCTCCCAGAAGCTACAACAGACTTTGTGTTTTCAATTGCAATTGAAGAGTTAGGTCTTATCGGAGCTGGCTTGATTCTGGCCCTCCTCTTTTTCCTCATTCTTCGTATTATGATTGTGGGAGTAAAGGCACGAAATCCTTTTAACTCTATGATGGCATTGGGTGTAGGTGCCTTAATGCTAATGCAGGTCTTCGTTAACATCGGAGGAATCTCAGGGCTAATTCCATCAACAGGGGTTACCTTCCCCTTCCTTTCGCAAGGAGGTAACTCTCTTTTAGTGACTTCAGTTGGGATAGCCTTTGTCTTGAACATCGCTGCTAATGAAAAGCGTGATAATATTGTTCAAGCGATTGAGGATGAGTTATCTCAGACTCAAGAATTGGAAAATCAAGATGAAAAAATCGTACCTTTAAGAAGAAGTCGTTAA
- the tuf gene encoding elongation factor Tu gives MAKEKYDRSKPHVNIGTIGHVDHGKTTLTAAITTVLARRLPSAVNTPKDYASIDAAPEERERGITINTAHVEYETEKRHYAHIDAPGHADYVKNMITGAAQMDGAILVVASTDGPMPQTREHILLSRQVGVKHLIVFMNKVDLVDDEELLELVEMEIRDLLSEYDFPGDDIPVIQGSALKALEGDSKYEDIIMDLMNTVDEYIPEPERDTDKPLLLPVEDVFSITGRGTVASGRIDRGVVRVNDEVEIVGLKEEIQKAVVTGVEMFRKQLDEGIAGDNVGVLLRGIQRDEIERGQVLAAPGSINPHTKFKGEVYILSKEEGGRHTPFFNNYRPQFYFRTTDVTGSIELPAGTEMVMPGDNVTIDVELIHPIAVEQGTTFSIREGGRTVGSGIVSEIEA, from the coding sequence ATGGCAAAAGAAAAATACGATCGTAGTAAACCACACGTTAACATTGGTACAATCGGACACGTTGACCACGGTAAAACTACTTTGACAGCTGCAATCACAACTGTATTGGCTCGTCGTCTTCCTAGCGCAGTTAACACACCAAAAGACTACGCTTCAATCGACGCTGCTCCAGAAGAACGTGAACGCGGTATCACAATCAACACTGCACACGTTGAGTATGAAACTGAAAAACGTCACTACGCTCACATCGACGCACCAGGACACGCGGACTACGTTAAAAACATGATCACTGGTGCCGCTCAAATGGACGGTGCGATCCTTGTAGTAGCATCTACTGACGGACCAATGCCACAAACTCGTGAGCACATCCTTCTTTCACGTCAGGTTGGTGTTAAACACCTTATCGTCTTCATGAACAAAGTTGACTTGGTTGACGATGAAGAATTGCTTGAATTGGTTGAAATGGAAATCCGTGACCTTCTTTCAGAATACGATTTCCCAGGTGATGACATTCCAGTTATCCAAGGTTCAGCTCTTAAAGCTCTTGAAGGTGATTCTAAATACGAAGACATCATCATGGACTTGATGAACACTGTTGACGAATACATTCCAGAACCAGAACGTGACACTGACAAACCATTGTTGCTTCCAGTCGAAGACGTATTCTCAATCACTGGTCGTGGTACTGTTGCTTCAGGACGTATCGACCGTGGTGTTGTTCGTGTCAATGACGAAGTTGAAATCGTTGGTCTTAAAGAAGAAATCCAAAAAGCAGTTGTTACTGGTGTTGAAATGTTCCGTAAACAACTTGACGAAGGTATTGCCGGAGATAACGTCGGTGTCCTTCTTCGTGGTATCCAACGTGATGAAATCGAACGTGGTCAAGTATTGGCTGCACCTGGTTCAATCAACCCACACACTAAATTCAAAGGTGAAGTTTACATCCTTTCTAAAGAAGAAGGTGGACGTCACACTCCATTCTTCAACAACTACCGTCCACAGTTCTACTTCCGTACAACTGACGTAACAGGTTCAATCGAACTTCCTGCAGGTACTGAAATGGTTATGCCTGGTGATAACGTGACTATCGACGTTGAGTTGATCCACCCAATCGCCGTTGAACAAGGTACAACATTCTCTATCCGTGAAGGTGGACGTACTGTTGGTTCAGGTATCGTATCTGAAATCGAAGCTTAA
- the tpiA gene encoding triose-phosphate isomerase, which produces MSRKPFIAGNWKMNKNPEEAKAFVEAVASKLPSSDLVEAGIAAPAVDLTAVLAAAKGSNLKVAAQNTYFENAGAFTGETSPQVLKEIGTDYVVIGHSERRDYFHETDEDINKKAKAIFANGMLPIICCGESLETYEAGKAAEFVGAQVSAALAGLTAEQVASTVIAYEPIWAIGTGKSASQDDAQKMCKVVRDVVAADFGQEVADKVRVQYGGSVKPENVAEYMACPDVDGALVGGASLEAESFLALLDFVK; this is translated from the coding sequence ATGTCACGTAAACCATTTATCGCTGGTAACTGGAAAATGAACAAAAATCCAGAAGAAGCAAAAGCATTCGTTGAAGCTGTAGCATCAAAACTTCCTTCATCAGATCTTGTTGAAGCTGGTATCGCAGCTCCTGCAGTTGACTTGACAGCTGTACTTGCCGCTGCTAAAGGTTCAAACCTTAAAGTTGCTGCACAAAACACTTACTTTGAAAATGCTGGTGCCTTCACTGGTGAAACTAGCCCACAAGTTTTGAAAGAAATCGGTACTGACTACGTTGTTATCGGTCACTCAGAACGTCGTGACTACTTCCACGAAACTGATGAAGACATCAACAAAAAAGCAAAAGCAATCTTTGCTAACGGTATGCTTCCAATCATCTGTTGTGGTGAATCACTTGAAACTTACGAAGCTGGTAAAGCAGCAGAATTCGTAGGTGCTCAAGTTTCAGCTGCTCTTGCTGGATTGACTGCAGAACAAGTAGCTTCAACAGTAATCGCATACGAACCAATCTGGGCTATCGGTACTGGTAAATCAGCTTCACAAGACGACGCACAAAAAATGTGTAAAGTTGTTCGTGACGTTGTAGCTGCTGACTTTGGTCAAGAAGTTGCTGACAAAGTACGTGTTCAATACGGTGGATCAGTTAAACCTGAAAACGTTGCTGAATACATGGCTTGTCCAGACGTTGACGGAGCTCTTGTTGGTGGTGCATCACTTGAAGCTGAAAGCTTCTTGGCATTGCTTGACTTCGTTAAATAA
- the tkt gene encoding transketolase: protein MTFDAIDQMAVSTIRSLSIEAIQAANSGHPGLPMGAAPMAYVLWNHVMNVNPKTSRNWTNRDRFVLSAGHGSALLYSLLHLSGYDVTMDDLKNFRQWGSKTPGHPEVNHTDGVEATSGPLGQGIANAVGMAMAEAHLAAKFNKPGFDIVDHYTYALHGDGCLMEGVSQEAASLAGHLKLGKLVLLYDSNDISLDGPTSMAFTEDVKAKFEAYGWQHILVKDGNDLEAIAKAIEEAKAETDKPSIIEVKTIIGYGAEGQGTSAVHGAPIGQDGIDHAKGVYGYDAPAFTVPDEVARRFEAGIKFRGEAAENAWQTKFAEYETAYPELAAEYKFAFANEPVHVNLNAHELGSAVASRVSSQQAIQQISEQVPSFWGGSADLSASNNTMVKAESDFQADNYAGRNIWFGVREFAMAAAMNGIALHGGTRVYGGTFFVFSNYLLPAVRMAALQNLPVTYVMTHDSVAVGEDGPTHEPIEQLASVRSMPYLNVIRPADGNETNAAWKRALAETERPTMLVLTRQNLPVLDGTAENAETGVNKGAYIISEAKGDLDGIIIATGSEVKLALDTQAALEAEGVHVRVVSMPSQNLFDEQDAAYKEEVLPAAVTKRLAIEAGTSFGWGKYVGLAGKTLTIDTWGASAPGDRIFKEYGFTVENASQLYKSL, encoded by the coding sequence ATGACTTTTGATGCAATTGACCAAATGGCGGTCAGCACTATTCGTTCGCTTTCGATCGAGGCAATTCAAGCCGCGAATTCTGGGCACCCAGGTCTTCCTATGGGTGCAGCGCCAATGGCTTATGTGCTTTGGAACCATGTGATGAATGTCAATCCAAAGACTAGCCGTAACTGGACAAACCGTGACCGTTTTGTTCTTTCTGCTGGTCATGGTTCTGCCTTGCTTTATAGTCTATTGCACCTTTCTGGCTATGATGTGACAATGGACGACTTGAAGAATTTCCGTCAATGGGGCTCTAAGACTCCAGGTCACCCTGAAGTTAACCATACTGATGGTGTTGAAGCAACATCAGGTCCTCTTGGTCAAGGGATTGCTAATGCTGTAGGTATGGCAATGGCTGAAGCACACTTGGCAGCTAAATTTAACAAACCTGGTTTTGATATTGTTGACCATTATACTTATGCCCTCCATGGCGATGGTTGTTTGATGGAAGGTGTTTCTCAAGAAGCTGCCAGTCTTGCTGGTCACCTTAAACTTGGTAAGTTGGTGCTTCTTTACGATTCAAATGATATCTCACTTGATGGACCAACTTCAATGGCTTTCACAGAAGATGTTAAGGCAAAGTTTGAAGCTTATGGTTGGCAACACATTCTTGTCAAAGATGGTAATGATTTGGAAGCTATTGCTAAAGCCATCGAAGAAGCTAAGGCTGAGACAGATAAACCATCTATCATTGAAGTTAAGACAATCATTGGTTATGGAGCTGAAGGGCAAGGAACATCAGCTGTCCACGGTGCTCCAATTGGTCAAGATGGCATTGATCACGCAAAAGGTGTTTACGGTTATGATGCACCGGCATTTACAGTTCCAGATGAAGTTGCTCGTCGTTTTGAAGCTGGTATTAAATTCCGTGGTGAAGCTGCTGAAAATGCTTGGCAAACTAAATTTGCAGAATATGAAACTGCTTACCCAGAATTGGCTGCTGAATACAAGTTTGCCTTTGCAAATGAACCTGTACACGTTAACTTGAATGCTCATGAATTGGGTTCAGCAGTAGCTAGCCGTGTATCAAGCCAACAAGCTATCCAACAGATTTCTGAACAAGTTCCTTCATTCTGGGGAGGTTCAGCAGACCTTTCAGCTTCTAACAATACTATGGTTAAGGCTGAGTCTGATTTCCAAGCAGACAACTATGCTGGACGTAATATTTGGTTTGGTGTGCGTGAGTTTGCTATGGCTGCAGCGATGAATGGTATTGCTCTTCATGGTGGTACTCGTGTTTATGGTGGTACCTTCTTCGTCTTCTCAAACTACTTGCTTCCAGCAGTACGTATGGCAGCTCTTCAAAACCTGCCAGTAACTTATGTAATGACACACGACTCAGTAGCAGTTGGTGAAGATGGACCTACTCACGAACCAATCGAACAATTGGCAAGTGTGCGTTCAATGCCTTACCTTAACGTTATCCGTCCTGCAGATGGTAATGAAACTAATGCTGCATGGAAACGTGCCTTGGCTGAGACTGAACGTCCAACAATGCTAGTCTTGACGCGTCAAAACTTGCCAGTCCTTGATGGTACTGCTGAAAATGCTGAAACTGGTGTCAATAAAGGAGCTTACATCATCTCAGAAGCAAAAGGTGATCTTGATGGTATCATCATTGCCACTGGTTCTGAAGTGAAATTGGCTCTTGATACGCAGGCTGCTCTTGAAGCTGAAGGTGTGCATGTTCGTGTTGTTTCAATGCCATCACAAAACCTCTTTGATGAACAAGATGCCGCATATAAAGAAGAAGTCCTTCCAGCAGCTGTGACAAAACGTTTGGCTATCGAAGCTGGAACTAGCTTTGGTTGGGGCAAATACGTTGGTCTTGCAGGTAAAACACTTACTATTGATACTTGGGGTGCCTCAGCACCTGGTGACCGTATCTTTAAAGAATATGGTTTCACTGTTGAAAATGCAAGTCAACTTTACAAATCATTGTAA
- the tmk gene encoding dTMP kinase, protein MSKGLLISIEGPDGAGKTTVLEALLPRLREAYPAKVVTTREPGGVAIAEQIREVILDVDNTAMDAKTELLLYIAARRQHLVEKVLPELEKGNMVIMDRFIDSSVAYQGTGRGLNQDEIAWLNAYATDGYKPDVTLLFDVDSETGLARIAASGEREVNRLDLEKLDLHQRVRQGYLDLAQAEPERIKLIDASQAFEDVVEDAWKVIKGYL, encoded by the coding sequence ATGTCAAAAGGGTTATTAATCTCAATCGAAGGGCCAGATGGTGCTGGAAAGACCACAGTTTTGGAGGCGCTTTTACCTCGTCTTAGAGAAGCCTATCCAGCCAAAGTCGTGACGACACGTGAACCAGGCGGAGTAGCTATTGCAGAGCAAATCCGTGAGGTTATTTTGGATGTAGATAATACGGCTATGGATGCTAAGACAGAGCTCTTACTCTATATTGCGGCTCGCCGTCAACATCTGGTTGAGAAGGTTTTGCCAGAGCTTGAAAAAGGCAATATGGTCATCATGGATCGTTTTATTGATTCATCAGTTGCTTATCAAGGTACTGGCCGTGGCTTGAATCAGGATGAGATTGCCTGGTTAAATGCCTATGCGACTGATGGTTATAAACCTGATGTGACCCTATTGTTTGATGTGGATTCTGAGACTGGTTTGGCCCGCATTGCAGCCAGCGGTGAACGTGAAGTCAATCGGTTGGATTTAGAGAAGCTTGACTTGCATCAGCGTGTACGTCAAGGTTATTTAGATTTAGCACAGGCTGAACCAGAACGTATCAAGCTAATCGATGCCTCACAGGCTTTTGAAGATGTTGTAGAGGACGCTTGGAAAGTAATTAAAGGCTATTTATAA
- a CDS encoding DNA polymerase III subunit delta' → MKLAESQSKLFEEFSQIIRENRLSHAYLFSGDFGSLDMAIWLAQSRFCVTPENGLPCGHCRPCRLIAQGDFSDVKLVEPQGQIIKTDTIRQLTREFSQSSFEGQAQVFIIRDADKMHVNATNSLLKFIEEPQSQIYIFLLTADDSRILPTIKSRAQLFYFPKNRAYLEELLQKEGLLLTQAKVLADFAKDDVQALDLAKDNRILDLINTVERFTQSLLSNQDLLYLDVAKLAVQCSEKSEQEMVWAFLTYQLGKDIQNPQARRWLGLVYEARKMWLANVSFQNAMEYMVLS, encoded by the coding sequence ATGAAGTTAGCTGAAAGTCAAAGCAAACTATTTGAAGAGTTTTCACAAATTATCAGGGAAAATCGTTTGAGTCATGCTTATTTGTTTTCGGGTGATTTTGGAAGTCTCGACATGGCTATTTGGCTAGCACAGAGTCGATTTTGTGTGACTCCTGAGAATGGTCTACCTTGTGGTCATTGTCGTCCCTGTCGCTTGATTGCACAGGGGGACTTTTCTGATGTTAAATTAGTAGAGCCACAAGGACAGATTATTAAGACGGACACGATTCGTCAGTTGACCAGAGAGTTTAGTCAATCGAGTTTTGAGGGACAGGCTCAGGTGTTTATCATTCGTGATGCAGATAAGATGCATGTCAATGCTACCAATAGTCTATTAAAGTTTATTGAAGAACCTCAAAGTCAGATTTATATTTTTCTTTTGACAGCTGATGATAGTCGTATTTTACCGACGATTAAAAGTCGAGCTCAACTCTTTTATTTTCCTAAGAATCGGGCTTATCTGGAAGAATTGCTGCAGAAGGAAGGCTTGTTGCTGACACAAGCCAAAGTGTTGGCGGATTTTGCTAAAGATGATGTTCAGGCTTTAGACTTAGCTAAGGATAATAGGATTCTTGATCTGATTAATACAGTAGAGCGTTTCACACAGTCCCTGCTATCTAATCAGGACCTGCTTTATTTGGATGTTGCAAAACTGGCTGTCCAGTGTAGTGAAAAGTCGGAACAAGAGATGGTCTGGGCTTTTTTAACTTATCAATTGGGGAAGGATATACAAAATCCACAAGCAAGACGATGGTTAGGCTTAGTTTATGAGGCACGAAAAATGTGGCTAGCTAATGTCAGCTTTCAAAATGCGATGGAGTATATGGTATTATCATGA
- the ricT gene encoding regulatory iron-sulfur-containing complex subunit RicT: protein MTEVIGIKFEETGAVEYVVPDKNYAKDDFVVVLEKKDKRLAQVVMENTDFPEVSLPADLNRVEGLAGEKDFARYDENLLKAEKSMGVVADLIAQNQLEMKVVDIVFPLNCSYVLISFVAEKRVDFRQLLKDLASYFKTRIELRQISSREESKIYGGLGPCGRALCCSSFLGEFPPVSIKMAKNQSLSLNSGKMNGVCGRLMCCLSYEDDFYRDSKASYPDLGDDIETKDGTGQVVAIDVIAGTIKVVFEKGRAPLTYGVEEVQLNGKA from the coding sequence ATGACAGAAGTCATTGGAATAAAATTTGAAGAAACTGGAGCAGTAGAATATGTTGTTCCTGATAAAAATTATGCCAAAGATGACTTTGTAGTCGTTTTGGAGAAAAAAGATAAACGCCTAGCCCAGGTTGTCATGGAAAACACTGATTTTCCTGAGGTTAGTTTGCCTGCGGATTTGAATCGGGTTGAAGGATTGGCAGGGGAGAAAGATTTCGCTAGATATGATGAAAATCTTTTGAAGGCTGAAAAGAGTATGGGAGTAGTGGCTGATTTGATTGCTCAAAATCAGCTAGAAATGAAGGTCGTTGATATTGTCTTTCCGCTAAATTGCTCTTATGTGCTAATCAGTTTTGTTGCTGAAAAACGGGTAGATTTTCGTCAATTGCTCAAAGATCTGGCTTCTTACTTTAAGACACGTATTGAGTTGCGCCAAATTTCAAGTCGTGAGGAATCAAAGATTTATGGTGGCTTAGGACCTTGTGGGCGGGCACTTTGTTGTTCTAGTTTTTTGGGTGAATTCCCACCAGTATCAATTAAGATGGCTAAAAACCAAAGTTTATCTTTGAATTCTGGTAAGATGAATGGGGTCTGTGGTCGACTTATGTGTTGTCTCAGTTATGAAGATGACTTTTACCGAGATAGCAAGGCTAGTTATCCTGACTTGGGTGATGACATTGAAACCAAGGATGGCACAGGTCAGGTTGTTGCCATTGATGTAATTGCAGGGACCATTAAGGTTGTATTTGAAAAAGGGCGTGCGCCCCTAACTTATGGAGTGGAGGAAGTTCAGCTAAATGGAAAAGCGTGA
- the yabA gene encoding DNA replication initiation control protein YabA → MEKRELYDKFEELSQNLMSMLAEVEAIKANFSGILDENTALKLENDKLREHLSQVVQEETGTKMSHGKVNLEAIYDDGFHICPDFYGQRRDNNEACGFCAELLYGD, encoded by the coding sequence ATGGAAAAGCGTGAATTGTATGATAAATTCGAGGAATTATCACAAAATTTGATGTCGATGTTGGCAGAAGTGGAAGCGATTAAGGCGAACTTCTCAGGGATTCTTGATGAAAATACGGCCCTAAAGTTGGAAAACGACAAGTTGCGTGAGCACTTGAGTCAAGTGGTTCAAGAGGAGACAGGGACTAAAATGTCTCATGGTAAGGTAAATCTCGAGGCTATTTACGATGATGGATTCCATATTTGTCCAGATTTTTATGGCCAACGTCGTGATAATAATGAAGCTTGTGGCTTCTGTGCAGAATTGTTGTACGGAGACTAA